One part of the Sulfolobus tengchongensis genome encodes these proteins:
- a CDS encoding CDP-2,3-bis-(O-geranylgeranyl)-sn-glycerol synthase, translating to MSIGYQFLLAILLYLPAFVANGSGPFIKKGTPIDFGRNFIDGRRIFGDGKTFEGLTIALTFGTTVGIILAKFFTFEWILISFLESLFAMIGDIVGAFIKRRLGIPRGGRALVLDQLDFVLGASLIILLMHVSITWYQFLFICGLAFFLHQATNYVAYMLKIKNVPW from the coding sequence TTGTCTATAGGATATCAGTTTTTATTAGCTATATTACTATATTTACCTGCATTTGTTGCAAATGGTAGTGGTCCATTCATAAAGAAAGGGACTCCAATAGATTTTGGGAGGAACTTTATTGATGGAAGAAGAATTTTTGGGGATGGAAAAACGTTTGAAGGGTTAACTATTGCATTGACCTTTGGGACCACAGTAGGAATTATACTAGCTAAATTCTTTACGTTTGAGTGGATTCTCATTTCCTTTTTAGAATCATTATTTGCAATGATTGGGGATATCGTTGGAGCTTTTATAAAGAGGAGACTTGGTATACCTAGAGGTGGAAGAGCTTTAGTTCTAGATCAATTAGACTTCGTTCTAGGCGCTTCTTTAATAATTTTACTCATGCATGTAAGTATAACGTGGTATCAATTTTTATTCATATGTGGGTTAGCTTTCTTTTTACACCAGGCTACAAACTACGTTGCTTATATGCTAAAAATTAAAAATGTCCCGTGGTGA
- a CDS encoding AAA family ATPase, protein MNLSTFVFERGNLVSIYGDAGVGKTALSLQLALEIKPSVFISTEGSLFEARLEKIKVGEGVYFVSVKSYIELLNAIVNALGYNPRLIIIDSINAFYRYERNMQNLLKILIVLKSISRSNIKTILTWQVSSNNRVPGEKLMRKLSDDVLRMTKYYIIGNLRKCRFMITNGGVTGCL, encoded by the coding sequence TTGAATTTATCGACATTTGTATTTGAAAGGGGAAATTTAGTTTCAATATACGGGGATGCTGGAGTAGGAAAAACTGCCCTTTCTTTACAGCTAGCATTAGAAATAAAGCCATCTGTTTTTATTTCGACAGAAGGTTCTCTCTTTGAAGCTAGACTAGAGAAAATTAAGGTTGGTGAGGGAGTGTATTTCGTATCTGTAAAGAGTTACATAGAGTTATTAAATGCAATAGTCAATGCTTTAGGCTACAATCCTCGTTTGATAATTATTGATTCGATTAACGCATTTTATAGATATGAACGTAATATGCAAAATCTTCTTAAGATTCTGATAGTTCTTAAGTCAATTTCTCGTTCAAATATAAAAACTATATTAACGTGGCAAGTATCTTCAAATAATCGGGTACCTGGAGAGAAATTGATGAGAAAATTATCTGATGATGTATTGAGAATGACTAAGTATTATATCATAGGTAATCTTAGAAAATGTAGGTTTATGATAACTAATGGAGGTGTGACTGGTTGTCTATAG
- a CDS encoding Clp1/GlmU family protein, translating into MKKEIIIQGPCNIKILEGEAKIIGIRLEKGQSIQINSNRTYTLIYNDNTKLEMNCKKLLDNLDLNWDKTAEELSESGGVILLLGSIDSGKTYLANLFANLATPNIKIIDADVGQSTLYLPSFVAELRPNRKSLILEELGYEKIDFFGDITPSTNPKLHVQKVLRLYETTPKEKLTVIDTDGWISGLKAMLHKFELIYSIDPDYIIIFDQKMKDTLPNNYRNRAIFFKSVNLHKSKSDRKNNRITKYKKYFSSAKRITIPSENLIGRQITDILYSAWGDYIQLLQEEPCIGYYISLDLLKGALLGLVKNREIIGAGLLADLTSNELVILSEKEGFSGLLLGYISLNDKFEERRIRFRKCKS; encoded by the coding sequence ATGAAAAAAGAAATAATAATACAGGGACCATGTAATATAAAAATATTAGAGGGAGAAGCTAAAATAATTGGAATAAGATTAGAGAAAGGTCAATCAATCCAAATAAATTCAAATAGAACATATACCTTAATTTACAATGACAACACAAAACTAGAAATGAATTGTAAAAAATTATTAGATAATTTAGATTTAAATTGGGATAAAACAGCAGAAGAGCTCTCTGAATCAGGTGGAGTAATACTACTTTTAGGAAGTATAGACTCAGGTAAAACTTACCTAGCAAACTTATTCGCAAATTTAGCTACCCCAAATATAAAAATTATTGACGCAGATGTAGGTCAATCTACTCTATATTTACCTTCTTTTGTAGCGGAATTAAGACCAAATAGAAAAAGCCTTATCCTAGAAGAACTTGGATATGAAAAAATAGACTTTTTCGGCGATATAACACCCTCTACTAACCCCAAATTACATGTACAAAAAGTGTTAAGACTTTATGAAACAACACCAAAGGAAAAGTTAACGGTAATAGATACAGATGGGTGGATTAGTGGATTAAAAGCAATGTTACACAAATTTGAGCTAATATATTCTATTGATCCAGACTATATAATTATATTTGATCAAAAAATGAAAGACACCTTGCCTAATAACTACAGAAATAGAGCAATATTTTTTAAGAGCGTAAATCTACACAAGTCCAAATCCGATAGGAAAAATAACAGAATAACTAAATACAAAAAATACTTTAGCAGTGCTAAGAGAATAACAATCCCATCGGAGAATTTGATAGGAAGACAAATAACAGATATCTTATACTCAGCGTGGGGAGATTACATACAATTACTTCAAGAAGAACCATGCATTGGATATTATATAAGCCTAGATTTATTAAAAGGAGCGTTATTAGGTCTGGTAAAAAATAGAGAAATAATAGGAGCAGGTCTACTAGCTGATCTTACAAGTAATGAACTAGTTATCTTAAGTGAGAAAGAGGGGTTCAGCGGGCTTCTCTTAGGATATATCAGCTTAAATGATAAATTTGAAGAAAGAAGAATTAGATTTAGAAAATGCAAAAGCTGA
- the tmk gene encoding dTMP kinase — MQKLIAIEGIDGSGKTTLANMLKEYLESKRKLRVILTREPFSEEIIGLIEKLGWSDPVLLTLLFAADRAIHIHWLSSLQNIDLILLDRYYFSSIAYQGALGLDEEWIEIVNSRFPKPDIVILLDLPVEVAISRIKNDKFSFKEKIRSLEKVRERYLKLANKYNFYIINANKDKNEVLNDAVKIIEKYLT, encoded by the coding sequence ATGCAAAAGCTGATTGCAATTGAAGGAATAGATGGATCAGGTAAAACGACACTAGCAAATATGTTAAAAGAGTATCTAGAATCTAAAAGAAAACTAAGAGTAATTCTAACACGAGAGCCATTTTCTGAAGAAATCATAGGATTAATAGAAAAACTAGGTTGGAGCGATCCAGTTCTATTAACCTTACTCTTCGCAGCGGATAGAGCGATACACATACATTGGCTGTCATCATTACAAAACATCGATTTAATTCTTCTAGACAGATATTATTTCTCAAGTATAGCTTACCAAGGAGCATTAGGGTTAGATGAAGAGTGGATAGAAATAGTTAATTCACGCTTTCCGAAACCCGATATTGTAATACTATTGGATCTACCAGTAGAAGTAGCTATTAGTAGAATAAAGAATGATAAATTTAGTTTTAAAGAGAAGATCAGAAGCCTAGAGAAAGTTAGAGAAAGATACCTAAAACTCGCTAATAAATACAATTTTTATATAATAAATGCAAATAAAGACAAGAATGAAGTACTTAACGATGCAGTAAAAATCATTGAGAAGTATTTGACTTAA
- a CDS encoding Sjogren's syndrome/scleroderma autoantigen 1 family protein — protein sequence MTNESEVGVKKAAELLRQGAVMLEEACPICKMPLFKLKNGDVVCPTHGKVYIVKSDEEEKIIKRNLQLDEVENILIDGLYISAKKIKEDPLDSERIIQIIRYLDALERLRKIKSNTSQ from the coding sequence ATGACTAACGAAAGTGAAGTAGGGGTTAAGAAAGCTGCTGAACTCTTACGACAAGGCGCTGTAATGTTAGAAGAAGCTTGTCCTATATGCAAAATGCCGCTATTTAAATTGAAAAATGGTGATGTCGTATGTCCTACTCATGGAAAAGTGTATATAGTAAAGAGTGATGAAGAAGAAAAGATTATAAAAAGGAATTTACAGTTAGATGAGGTAGAGAATATTTTAATTGATGGGTTGTATATAAGTGCTAAAAAGATTAAGGAAGATCCTTTAGATTCGGAAAGGATAATTCAGATTATAAGATATCTTGATGCGTTAGAAAGATTAAGAAAAATTAAGTCAAATACTTCTCAATGA
- a CDS encoding UPF0147 family protein: protein MSMPYDNEAKIKQAVILLQKIVNDTSVPRNIRRAATDAIRNLQDASLSPAVRAANAIGILEDISQDPNMPTHARISIWNVVSILETVKD from the coding sequence ATATCAATGCCTTATGACAATGAGGCTAAGATAAAACAAGCAGTGATTTTATTACAGAAAATAGTTAATGACACAAGTGTGCCCAGAAACATAAGAAGAGCAGCAACTGACGCTATAAGAAACCTTCAAGATGCAAGTTTAAGCCCTGCAGTAAGAGCTGCAAATGCTATTGGAATTTTAGAGGATATAAGTCAAGATCCTAATATGCCTACTCATGCTAGAATTTCAATTTGGAATGTTGTCTCTATTTTAGAGACAGTAAAAGACTAG
- a CDS encoding integrase → MKKTLQLAKEYSENVYFVYKIALESGARLSEILKALLNDPSRDICDNGGYPPLGVSPNGICYYPLNWTRGYKGVFYIFHVTPLRQINITESAIQDFEKRRRNTVRIKYVRKFVASKMAELGISLDIIDFIQGRKPTRVLTQHYVSLFGIAKESYKKYVEYLKDVLYTNTSL, encoded by the coding sequence ATTAAGAAAACGCTTCAATTAGCGAAGGAATATAGTGAAAACGTCTACTTTGTTTATAAAATCGCTTTGGAAAGTGGTGCGAGATTAAGCGAAATATTGAAAGCGTTATTAAATGATCCTTCACGTGATATTTGCGATAATGGGGGATACCCCCCATTAGGGGTGTCCCCTAATGGTATATGTTATTATCCACTAAATTGGACCCGCGGATATAAAGGCGTTTTCTACATCTTTCACGTAACGCCACTACGACAAATTAACATTACGGAGTCGGCTATACAAGATTTCGAAAAGAGAAGAAGAAACACCGTAAGGATAAAATACGTTAGGAAGTTTGTCGCGTCAAAAATGGCTGAGCTAGGCATATCGTTAGATATTATAGATTTTATCCAGGGTAGGAAACCAACGCGAGTTTTAACACAGCATTACGTTTCACTATTCGGAATTGCGAAAGAGTCGTATAAGAAATACGTTGAGTATCTGAAAGACGTTTTGTACACAAATACATCACTATGA